One stretch of Anaerobranca californiensis DSM 14826 DNA includes these proteins:
- a CDS encoding UDP-N-acetylglucosamine 1-carboxyvinyltransferase — protein MEKLLVKGKQVLKGQVNISGAKNAAVAILPATIVAGGPCTIENLPAISDVKILTNILEQLGAKITWHDETTVTIDPTTVNTYHAPHDLVKKLRASYYLMGAFLARFKHSKVALPGGCQIGPRPIDQHLKGFEAMGAKVKLVGGEVELKVKRLCGGAVYMDIVSVGATINTMLAAARCENLTIIENAAKEPEVVDVANFLSSIGVIVRGAGTDVIKIQGKEELTGCVHTVIPDRIEAGTFMIAAAATKGDVKVCDVIPKHLEPVTAKLREAGVKVEEGDDFIWVKGTGIEPKAIDVKTFPYPGYPTDLQQPMTAFLTKCKGISIVTENIFENRFQHVDELKRMGANIKVEGRSAIIEGIENLQGAEVKATDLRAGSTLVIAGLMAEGVTKISNIDHIKRGYANIDKKFKGLGVDIQFIKE, from the coding sequence TTGGAAAAATTATTAGTAAAAGGCAAACAAGTTTTAAAAGGACAAGTTAATATCAGTGGAGCAAAGAATGCCGCTGTTGCTATATTACCTGCCACCATTGTAGCAGGAGGACCTTGTACTATTGAAAATTTACCGGCAATTAGTGATGTTAAGATTTTAACTAATATATTAGAACAGTTAGGGGCAAAAATAACATGGCATGATGAAACTACCGTTACTATTGATCCTACTACAGTTAACACTTATCATGCACCCCATGATTTAGTAAAAAAATTGAGGGCATCATATTATTTAATGGGTGCTTTTTTAGCTAGATTTAAACATTCTAAAGTAGCTTTACCTGGAGGTTGTCAAATAGGTCCAAGGCCTATAGATCAACATTTAAAAGGGTTTGAAGCTATGGGAGCAAAGGTAAAGCTAGTGGGCGGAGAAGTAGAATTAAAGGTTAAGCGTTTATGTGGTGGTGCTGTCTATATGGATATAGTTTCTGTGGGAGCTACCATTAACACTATGCTAGCGGCAGCCCGTTGTGAAAATTTAACTATAATAGAAAATGCAGCAAAGGAACCAGAAGTTGTTGATGTGGCAAACTTTTTAAGTTCAATAGGGGTAATTGTCAGGGGGGCTGGAACTGACGTTATAAAAATACAAGGGAAGGAAGAACTGACTGGTTGTGTTCATACAGTCATTCCTGATAGGATAGAAGCTGGAACTTTTATGATAGCAGCAGCTGCCACTAAAGGGGATGTTAAAGTTTGTGATGTTATCCCTAAACACTTAGAACCTGTAACGGCAAAACTAAGGGAAGCTGGAGTAAAAGTAGAAGAAGGAGATGACTTTATTTGGGTTAAGGGGACTGGAATTGAACCTAAGGCAATTGATGTTAAAACATTCCCATATCCAGGATACCCAACTGATTTACAGCAACCTATGACAGCTTTTTTAACTAAATGTAAAGGGATAAGTATTGTAACTGAAAATATTTTTGAAAATCGTTTTCAACATGTAGATGAGTTAAAGAGAATGGGTGCTAATATTAAAGTGGAAGGAAGAAGTGCAATAATTGAAGGGATAGAAAACCTCCAAGGAGCAGAAGTTAAGGCAACGGATTTAAGGGCTGGATCTACTTTAGTTATAGCAGGATTGATGGCAGAAGGTGTTACAAAAATTTCCAATATAGATCATATTAAACGGGGATATGCCAATATTGACAAAAAGTTTAAAGGTTTAGGTGTAGATATACAGTTTATTAAAGAATAG
- a CDS encoding MBL fold metallo-hydrolase, producing MNIFSIASGSSGNCIYYSNGETEILIDAGLSGKKIQLGLGKFGIDPKNIKGILVTHEHKDHICGVGILSRKYKLPIYITEKTYLACKESLGKIDKNLLNHFEVGKKFSIGSVHIESFKTYHDAAEPVGFTFTSNDQKLGILTDTGRVDDQIMAAVYNSDTLLLESNHDEKMVETGPYPWYLKKRILGDFGHLSNTTAGKILAQLLKGKTRKVLLAHLSEQNNFPQLAKVTVENILLKAEIAVGIDVNLDILPRKEVSNFIKL from the coding sequence ATGAATATATTTTCTATAGCCAGTGGAAGTAGTGGAAACTGTATTTATTATTCTAATGGAGAAACAGAAATACTAATTGATGCAGGACTTAGTGGGAAAAAAATACAATTGGGATTGGGGAAATTTGGAATAGATCCTAAAAACATTAAAGGTATATTAGTTACCCATGAACATAAAGATCATATTTGTGGTGTGGGAATCTTATCTAGAAAATATAAATTACCGATTTACATTACAGAAAAGACCTATCTTGCATGTAAAGAGTCGTTAGGGAAAATTGATAAAAATCTTTTAAATCATTTTGAAGTTGGCAAAAAATTTTCCATAGGAAGTGTACATATTGAAAGCTTTAAAACATACCATGATGCAGCAGAACCGGTAGGTTTTACCTTCACAAGTAATGATCAAAAGTTAGGAATCCTCACAGATACCGGTAGAGTTGATGATCAGATAATGGCAGCAGTCTATAACTCAGATACCCTTTTATTAGAATCAAACCATGATGAAAAAATGGTGGAAACAGGACCTTACCCTTGGTATTTGAAAAAAAGGATTCTCGGAGACTTTGGCCATTTATCCAATACTACAGCTGGTAAAATATTGGCTCAGTTGTTAAAGGGGAAAACCCGGAAAGTTCTGTTAGCCCATTTAAGTGAACAGAATAATTTTCCCCAACTAGCAAAAGTAACAGTGGAAAATATTTTATTAAAGGCTGAAATTGCAGTGGGTATTGATGTGAATTTAGACATTTTGCCGAGAAAAGAAGTTTCTAACTTCATTAAGTTATAA
- a CDS encoding S1C family serine protease has protein sequence MDYFDYYYKPKRPSLLIIIIVALLSSFLGGIIALTFFSPQQTLPPQGERGDLIPPPQDSDRDFKWEIKDYQRTPVVEAVQRVSPAVVGISNYVNQRDIFRGTTQLVKRGVGSGVIIDSSGYIVTNYHVIERGDVIIVTLDSGEELEAEVVGSDPGTDLAVLKVNKSGLPSAEFGDSDKLVVGEVAIAIGNPTGLELQQSVAVGVISATDRSLEVYEWVFSLIQTDAAINPGNSGGPLVNAIGQVIGINSVKISNAEGLGFAIPSNVVRNVVNEIIRYGEVRRPMIGIMIQEISPILARQYNLSTDHGLYIVEVAPNSPAQAGGLRNNDIIIQADGKKIASLRDFRMVMANKKIGDKVEIKVIRGEDTLTLTVILAEYGY, from the coding sequence ATGGATTATTTTGATTACTACTATAAACCTAAGAGACCAAGTTTGCTAATTATTATCATAGTAGCATTATTATCTTCATTTTTAGGAGGAATAATTGCATTAACTTTTTTTTCACCGCAACAAACTTTACCACCACAAGGTGAAAGGGGTGATTTAATACCACCTCCACAGGATTCAGATAGAGATTTTAAGTGGGAAATTAAGGATTATCAAAGGACACCAGTTGTGGAAGCAGTACAAAGGGTCAGTCCTGCCGTTGTAGGTATCAGTAATTATGTAAACCAAAGGGATATATTTAGGGGGACTACTCAACTGGTAAAAAGGGGAGTAGGTAGTGGTGTAATAATTGATTCATCAGGATACATAGTTACAAATTACCATGTTATAGAACGGGGAGATGTCATAATAGTTACCCTTGATAGTGGTGAAGAATTAGAAGCAGAAGTTGTCGGCTCTGATCCAGGTACTGATCTTGCAGTATTAAAGGTTAATAAATCAGGTTTGCCATCAGCGGAATTTGGAGATTCAGATAAACTGGTTGTGGGAGAAGTGGCCATTGCCATCGGAAACCCCACAGGATTAGAACTACAACAATCGGTAGCAGTAGGGGTAATTAGTGCTACTGATAGATCTTTAGAAGTTTATGAATGGGTATTTTCATTGATCCAAACCGATGCAGCTATAAATCCTGGTAACAGTGGAGGACCCTTAGTCAATGCAATTGGTCAAGTTATAGGGATTAACAGTGTAAAGATATCCAATGCTGAAGGTTTAGGATTTGCCATACCTAGTAATGTTGTGAGAAATGTAGTAAATGAAATAATAAGGTACGGAGAAGTCAGAAGGCCTATGATAGGAATAATGATTCAAGAAATTAGCCCTATCTTAGCAAGACAATATAATCTTTCCACAGATCACGGGTTATATATAGTGGAAGTGGCTCCAAACAGTCCAGCACAAGCTGGAGGGTTGAGGAATAATGATATAATAATCCAGGCAGATGGTAAAAAAATTGCTTCTTTACGGGATTTCAGAATGGTGATGGCCAACAAAAAAATAGGTGATAAAGTAGAAATAAAAGTTATTAGAGGAGAAGATACTTTAACATTGACAGTAATTTTAGCGGAATATGGTTATTAA
- a CDS encoding CxxH/CxxC protein produces the protein MYVVCRDHLDDAIEEFVEVYEQPPDLYELDKVTFTDWTQPSRCSFCNKPPKYLVV, from the coding sequence ATGTATGTAGTGTGTAGAGATCACCTTGACGATGCTATTGAAGAATTTGTAGAAGTATATGAGCAACCACCTGATTTATATGAACTTGATAAAGTAACTTTTACTGATTGGACTCAGCCTAGCCGTTGTTCTTTTTGTAATAAGCCTCCTAAGTATTTGGTGGTGTAA
- the rlmH gene encoding 23S rRNA (pseudouridine(1915)-N(3))-methyltransferase RlmH, with translation MQIDIIAVGKIKEKYLNLGIEEFRKRLSSYCKLNIIEIPDERTPDNASPSEEEYIKEREGEKIIAKIRDGSYVIPLALTGKMLSSEELAEKMNKLAISGNSHVTFVIGGSLGLSNSVLQRGNFQLSFSRMTFPHQLMRLILLEQIYRGFRINRGEPYHK, from the coding sequence ATGCAAATAGATATAATAGCAGTTGGGAAAATAAAGGAAAAATATTTAAATTTGGGAATTGAAGAATTTAGGAAAAGGTTATCTAGTTATTGTAAATTAAACATCATAGAAATTCCTGATGAAAGGACTCCAGATAATGCATCTCCTTCAGAAGAAGAATATATTAAAGAAAGGGAAGGAGAAAAAATAATAGCTAAAATTAGGGATGGTTCTTATGTCATCCCCTTAGCATTAACTGGGAAGATGTTATCATCAGAAGAGTTGGCAGAAAAAATGAATAAATTAGCTATATCGGGAAACAGTCATGTTACTTTTGTTATCGGAGGTTCATTAGGACTTAGTAATTCTGTGTTGCAAAGGGGTAATTTCCAATTATCTTTTTCTAGAATGACATTTCCCCATCAACTTATGCGGTTAATCTTATTAGAACAAATTTATAGGGGGTTTAGAATTAATAGAGGAGAACCGTATCATAAATAA
- a CDS encoding aspartate/glutamate racemase family protein, protein MNKKVIGIIGGMGPEATADLFLKIIQKTKAEKDQDHFRIIIDNNPHIPDRTKAILYGGESPVKALIETAKNLEKSGVDIACIPCMTAHYFIEEIQKNVSYPILNAFDVIRKHIFNNYPNIKNIGVLATTGTVKTGIFEKYLNFTNVIYPSSIIQKDKVMEAIYGEKGIKRGVKNEIPLNLLKDAAKYLISQGVELLIFGCTEIGLVLKQEHVEVPVIDPMDILADELIKQALTKI, encoded by the coding sequence ATGAATAAAAAAGTTATAGGGATTATTGGAGGAATGGGGCCAGAAGCGACTGCAGATTTGTTTTTAAAAATAATACAAAAAACAAAGGCAGAAAAGGATCAAGATCATTTTAGAATAATAATAGATAATAATCCTCATATTCCAGATAGAACAAAGGCAATTTTATATGGTGGTGAGAGTCCAGTAAAAGCACTTATAGAGACCGCTAAAAACCTTGAAAAATCTGGTGTAGATATTGCTTGTATACCCTGCATGACAGCACATTATTTCATAGAAGAAATTCAAAAGAATGTATCATACCCAATATTAAATGCCTTTGATGTTATAAGAAAACATATATTCAATAATTATCCGAATATTAAAAATATTGGTGTCTTAGCTACAACAGGTACGGTAAAAACTGGTATATTTGAAAAATACCTCAATTTCACAAATGTTATATATCCTTCATCAATTATTCAAAAAGATAAAGTTATGGAAGCAATATATGGTGAGAAGGGAATAAAAAGAGGTGTAAAAAACGAAATACCGTTAAATTTATTGAAAGATGCAGCAAAATATCTTATTTCGCAAGGGGTAGAGCTTCTAATATTTGGATGTACAGAAATTGGATTAGTTTTAAAACAAGAACATGTTGAGGTTCCTGTGATTGACCCTATGGATATCTTGGCTGATGAGCTCATAAAACAAGCTTTAACAAAAATATAA
- the fba gene encoding class II fructose-1,6-bisphosphate aldolase, with protein sequence MLVSASKMLKDARAGQYAVGQFNINNLEWTKAILTTAQENNSPVILGVSEGAAKYMGGYKTIVGMVKGMIEDLNITVPVAIHLDHGSYEGALKAMEAGFTSVMFDGSHYPIEENIKKTKEIIELAHSKGISVEAEVGSIGGEEDGVVGTGEIADPQECKAIAELGVDMLAAGIGNIHGKYPENWQGLNFDALEKIKAATGEMPLVLHGGTGIPEDMIKKAISLGVAKINVNTEKQLAFAQATRKYFEEGKDLQGKGFDPRKILAPGYEAIKKTVKEKMELFGSINKA encoded by the coding sequence ATGTTAGTATCTGCAAGTAAAATGTTAAAGGATGCTAGAGCTGGTCAGTATGCTGTTGGTCAGTTTAACATCAATAATTTAGAATGGACAAAGGCTATCCTTACAACTGCCCAAGAAAATAATTCCCCTGTTATTTTAGGGGTTTCTGAAGGTGCTGCTAAATACATGGGTGGTTATAAAACCATTGTAGGAATGGTAAAGGGAATGATTGAAGATTTAAACATAACAGTTCCTGTAGCAATCCATCTTGATCACGGTAGTTATGAAGGGGCATTAAAGGCTATGGAAGCTGGCTTTACTTCTGTAATGTTTGACGGTTCCCACTACCCCATCGAAGAAAACATCAAAAAAACTAAAGAAATAATCGAGTTAGCCCATTCAAAGGGTATTTCCGTAGAAGCTGAAGTTGGTTCTATTGGTGGAGAAGAAGATGGTGTGGTAGGTACTGGAGAAATAGCAGATCCCCAAGAATGTAAAGCTATCGCCGAACTAGGTGTTGATATGCTAGCTGCAGGTATCGGAAATATCCATGGTAAATACCCTGAAAACTGGCAAGGCCTAAACTTTGACGCTTTAGAAAAGATTAAAGCTGCTACCGGTGAAATGCCCCTAGTATTACATGGTGGAACTGGTATCCCTGAAGATATGATCAAAAAGGCAATTTCTCTAGGTGTTGCAAAAATCAATGTTAATACCGAAAAACAATTGGCTTTCGCCCAAGCTACTAGAAAGTATTTTGAAGAAGGGAAAGATCTTCAAGGCAAGGGTTTTGACCCCCGTAAAATTTTAGCACCTGGTTATGAAGCCATTAAAAAGACTGTTAAAGAAAAAATGGAGTTATTTGGCTCTATAAACAAGGCTTAA